A part of Acipenser ruthenus chromosome 50, fAciRut3.2 maternal haplotype, whole genome shotgun sequence genomic DNA contains:
- the LOC131721993 gene encoding neoverrucotoxin subunit beta-like, with translation MLSSDACDLTHDLNTVCSALYLSEGNRKVKFKGVTKPYPDHPKRFARWLQVLCREGLSARCYWEIEWCVGVASLGVAYKGMSRKGSGIDSLLGHNDKSWCLWCFGSSSSSAWHNNNETVIPALRSPRVGVFLDWPAGTLSFYSVSSDAMTLLHTFHTTFTQPLYPGFRLGGYGSSVSIRQLE, from the coding sequence ATGTTGTCTTCAGATGCCTGTGATCTCACACACGACCTCAACACAGTATGCTCAGCGCTGTATCTTTCTGAGGGGAACAGAAAGGTGAAATTTAAGGGAGTGACCAAGCCATATCCTGATCACCCTAAAAGATTTGCCAGATGGCTGCAAGTGCTGTGCAGAGAAGGTCTGTCTGCTCGCTgctactgggagattgagtggtgTGTGGGAGTGGCTTCATTAGGAGTCGCATATAAAGGAATGAGCAGAAAAGGAAGTGGTATTGACTCTCTCCTTGGACACAATGACAAGTCCTGGTGTTTGTGGTGCTTTGGTTCCAGCAGTTCCTctgcctggcacaataacaatgaGACTGTCATACCTGCCCTCCGCTCCCCCAGAGTAGGAGTGTTTCTGGACTGGCCGGCCGGCACTCTGTCATTTTACAGTGTCTCATCTGAcgcaatgaccctcctgcacacaTTCCACACCACATTCACTCAGCCCCTCTATCCGGGCTTTAGGCTTGGTGGCTATGGTTCCTCTGTCTCAATCCGCCAGCTGGAATAG